Proteins co-encoded in one Kamptonema formosum PCC 6407 genomic window:
- a CDS encoding beta strand repeat-containing protein, with the protein MATVSVTTTNNTVDGTTTSIANLIASPGADGKISLPEAIVAANNTAGADAIDLTGVSGTIALASTLDITDSVSINGPGATNLTVSGNNAVRVFDISGAGTTVNIDSMTIANGSSVFDGGGIFVATGSTLNLSNSTVSGNSATGGSTRGGGIYNRGAIALTNSTVSGNSAEYSGGGISNRSGSTVTLTNSTVSGNSADGGGGILNFSSRVTLTNSTVSGNSAKYNGGGIFNVNSTVTLSNSTVSGNSAKYNGGGIWNAFYSRVTLSNSTVSGNSAGSGGGIYNYQSTATLSNSTVSGNSADGGGGIFNLDSTVTLSNSTISGNSAKYGGGAIFNLDTVTLSNSTISGNSTNSDGGGIFNQGGTATLSNSTVSGNSTNSDGGGIYNWNGITTLTNSTIANNTADSNNDGTGDSGGIFSRAGGIVNVKNTIVAGNFDTPSNAGSGTINPDVSGTFTDNGNNLIGINQGSSSFVNGTNGNIVGTIGTPINPQLASLANNGGLTQTHALLATSLAIDAGNNTGVTTSDQRGLPFTRTVNSTVDIGAFEYRSTPPNLDLSVLKTSPATANAGDPITYTITVTNNSTTDTIAHLNLSDTLPTQIINSSFTVSAGNYTNTNGVWENVNLAPLQSATLTVNGTINSATPVGNIVTNTATVKPNPILSGLTALGITDSVTTNDSSTANTLIQGIVNLSVSSNAGTEAGTTIITVTATASSAVSSNETVDLGVSGTNITAGDYNLGNTTITIPSGQTTGTTTFTVVDDAVAEGTETATLTISNPSANIALGSTTTQNIAITDNDTANINITQSSGSTDISEGGATDSYTVVLTSQPTSDVTININPDSQSTSSATSLTFTSANWNVPQTVTVTAVDDNLVEGNHTSTISYTATSTDTNYNAIAITPVTANITDNDTANVNITQSAGSTNISEGSTTDSYTVVLNSQPTSDVTIAINPDSQSTSSSSSLTFTSANWNVPQTVTVTAVDDNLVEGNHTSTISYTATSTDTNYNAIAITPITANITDNDIATPTPTLTPSVTPTPSVTPTPSVTLTPTPSVTPTPSVTPTPSVTPTPTPSVTPTPTPSVTPTPTPSVTPTPTPSVTPTPSVTPTPTPSVTPTPTPSVTPTPTPSVTPIPSVTPTPIPSVTPTPTPSVTPTPTPSLTPIPSVTPTPILSVTPTPTPITNNIPDDSCICEKISYPDLNQPNSVENRIFGISNLQIGTIKNDEFLGGNSGNIFDAKSGDDNLYGGDSIDILNGNYGNDFISGGKGDDILLGDENNDIILGDYGADLIFGGKSNDLLNGREDNDTIFGNRNDDFIDGGKDNDVLYGGKGNDTILGSEGNDNIFGNLESDTICGGVGNDFISGNEQDDLLGGCEGNDTIYGGENNDTITGGKGDDILYGDLGNDSLIGGSGNDIFILKAGSGFDTIGDFTIGQDLIGLSGLSFSQLDFTEDNRGTIIKNLLTGDQLAIMIGVDKSAIISANFLLI; encoded by the coding sequence ATGGCAACAGTTAGCGTCACAACCACCAACAACACGGTAGATGGAACTACTACCAGCATCGCGAACCTAATTGCCAGTCCCGGCGCTGACGGCAAAATCAGCTTGCCAGAGGCAATTGTGGCCGCCAATAACACTGCTGGTGCAGATGCGATCGATCTTACTGGAGTCAGCGGTACGATCGCCCTTGCTAGTACGCTAGACATTACCGATTCAGTCAGTATTAACGGCCCAGGGGCAACTAATTTAACCGTTAGCGGCAACAATGCCGTGCGGGTGTTCGATATTTCCGGTGCGGGGACGACAGTAAATATTGACAGTATGACTATTGCCAATGGTAGTAGCGTATTCGATGGCGGCGGCATTTTTGTAGCAACAGGCAGCACCCTGAATTTGAGTAATAGCACTGTCAGCGGCAATTCGGCTACTGGTGGTAGTACAAGGGGCGGTGGGATTTATAATCGAGGTGCGATCGCTCTGACTAACAGCACTGTCAGTGGCAATTCGGCTGAATACAGTGGTGGTGGGATCTCCAACCGCAGTGGCAGCACTGTCACCCTGACCAACAGCACTGTCAGCGGCAATTCGGCTGATGGTGGTGGCGGGATCTTGAACTTCAGCAGCAGAGTCACCTTGACCAACAGCACTGTCAGCGGCAATTCGGCTAAATACAACGGCGGCGGGATCTTCAATGTCAACAGCACTGTTACCCTGAGCAACAGCACTGTCAGCGGTAATTCGGCTAAATACAACGGCGGCGGGATTTGGAACGCCTTTTACAGCAGAGTGACCCTGAGCAACAGCACCGTCAGCGGCAATTCGGCTGGTAGCGGCGGCGGGATCTACAACTACCAAAGCACAGCCACCCTGAGCAACAGCACCGTCAGCGGCAATTCGGCTGATGGTGGTGGCGGGATCTTCAACCTCGACAGCACTGTTACCCTGAGTAATAGCACCATCAGCGGCAATTCCGCTAAATACGGCGGTGGCGCGATCTTCAACCTTGACACAGTGACTCTGAGTAATAGCACTATCAGCGGCAATTCCACTAACAGCGACGGCGGCGGGATCTTTAACCAAGGCGGCACAGCCACCCTGAGCAACAGCACCGTCAGCGGCAATTCCACTAACAGCGACGGCGGTGGGATCTACAATTGGAACGGCATAACCACCCTGACCAACAGTACGATCGCCAACAACACGGCTGACAGCAATAATGACGGCACTGGCGATAGTGGAGGAATCTTTAGTAGAGCTGGTGGCATTGTCAACGTCAAAAATACGATCGTGGCGGGTAACTTCGATACTCCTAGCAACGCTGGTTCAGGAACTATTAACCCAGATGTCTCAGGCACTTTCACCGACAACGGTAATAATCTAATTGGCATTAACCAAGGTAGCAGCAGCTTTGTCAATGGCACAAATGGCAATATCGTCGGCACTATCGGTACACCTATCAATCCCCAATTAGCATCCCTCGCCAACAACGGCGGACTTACTCAAACTCACGCCTTGCTTGCTACGAGTCTTGCCATTGATGCAGGCAATAATACTGGTGTAACTACTAGCGACCAACGTGGTTTACCCTTTACTAGAACCGTCAACAGTACAGTAGATATTGGAGCATTCGAGTATCGAAGTACCCCTCCCAATCTCGATTTAAGTGTTCTTAAAACCTCCCCCGCCACTGCAAACGCCGGCGACCCGATTACTTACACAATTACAGTTACAAATAACAGTACAACTGACACAATAGCTCACCTCAATCTCAGCGACACATTACCAACACAAATAATTAATTCCAGTTTTACAGTTTCGGCAGGTAATTACACCAATACAAATGGAGTTTGGGAAAACGTTAATCTAGCACCATTACAATCCGCAACATTGACAGTTAATGGAACAATTAATTCGGCAACACCAGTGGGAAATATTGTCACGAATACAGCAACAGTAAAACCTAATCCTATTCTTAGCGGATTAACAGCTTTAGGTATTACTGACTCAGTGACAACTAATGATTCTTCAACAGCCAACACGCTGATACAAGGTATTGTCAATTTATCAGTTAGTAGTAATGCAGGTACGGAAGCAGGTACAACTATAATTACCGTTACCGCCACCGCTTCTAGTGCCGTTTCTAGCAATGAAACTGTTGATTTAGGTGTTTCTGGAACTAATATTACTGCTGGAGATTACAACCTGGGTAATACTACTATTACTATTCCTAGCGGACAAACTACAGGTACTACCACCTTTACTGTTGTTGATGATGCTGTAGCAGAAGGTACAGAAACCGCGACATTAACTATTAGTAATCCGTCTGCAAATATTGCACTAGGCAGCACAACTACTCAAAATATTGCTATTACTGATAACGATACTGCCAATATTAACATCACTCAATCCAGTGGTAGCACAGATATTTCAGAAGGCGGTGCAACTGATAGTTATACAGTAGTATTAACCAGTCAACCCACATCCGATGTCACAATTAACATCAATCCTGACAGTCAAAGTACCAGTAGCGCAACTAGCTTAACATTCACTTCAGCTAATTGGAATGTACCACAGACAGTCACAGTCACAGCCGTAGATGATAACCTAGTTGAAGGCAATCATACTAGCACAATTAGTTACACAGCAACTAGCACTGATACTAATTATAATGCAATCGCCATTACCCCAGTAACAGCCAATATTACTGATAACGATACTGCCAATGTCAACATCACTCAATCGGCAGGTAGCACAAATATTTCAGAAGGAAGCACCACCGATAGTTACACAGTCGTATTAAACAGCCAACCCACCAGTGATGTCACAATTGCTATCAACCCGGATAGTCAAAGTACCAGTAGTTCTAGCAGTCTCACCTTCACTTCAGCTAACTGGAATGTACCACAGACAGTCACAGTCACAGCCGTAGATGATAACCTCGTTGAAGGCAATCATACTAGCACAATTAGTTACACAGCAACTAGCACTGATACTAATTATAATGCGATTGCTATTACCCCGATTACTGCTAATATTACTGATAACGATATCGCAACACCAACGCCAACACTCACGCCATCAGTAACGCCAACTCCATCAGTAACACCAACTCCATCGGTAACACTAACTCCAACTCCATCAGTAACACCAACTCCATCAGTAACACCAACGCCATCGGTAACTCCCACACCAACACCATCAGTAACACCGACACCAACGCCATCGGTAACACCGACACCAACGCCATCGGTAACACCGACACCAACGCCATCGGTAACACCAACGCCATCGGTAACTCCCACACCAACACCATCAGTAACACCGACACCAACGCCATCGGTAACACCGACACCAACGCCATCGGTAACACCAATTCCATCAGTAACACCGACACCAATACCATCAGTAACACCGACACCAACGCCATCGGTAACACCGACACCAACGCCATCGTTAACACCAATTCCATCAGTAACACCGACACCAATTCTATCGGTAACACCAACTCCCACACCAATAACTAACAACATCCCAGACGATAGCTGCATCTGTGAAAAAATTTCCTATCCCGACTTAAACCAACCCAACTCAGTTGAAAACCGTATATTTGGTATATCTAACCTTCAAATAGGTACGATAAAAAATGATGAGTTTTTAGGTGGCAATTCTGGCAATATCTTCGATGCTAAATCAGGGGATGATAATCTATATGGTGGCGACAGTATAGACATCCTTAACGGTAATTATGGCAATGACTTTATTAGTGGTGGCAAAGGTGATGACATCCTGTTAGGAGATGAAAATAATGATATTATTCTTGGCGATTATGGCGCTGATTTAATCTTCGGAGGGAAAAGTAATGACTTACTAAATGGCCGAGAAGATAATGACACCATTTTTGGTAATAGAAATGATGATTTTATCGACGGTGGCAAGGATAATGATGTTTTATATGGGGGCAAAGGTAATGATACAATTCTTGGCAGTGAAGGTAATGATAACATCTTTGGAAACTTAGAGTCTGATACCATCTGTGGCGGTGTAGGTAATGACTTCATTAGTGGGAATGAACAAGACGATCTTCTCGGAGGTTGTGAAGGAAATGATACAATTTACGGAGGTGAAAATAACGATACTATCACTGGTGGTAAAGGTGACGATATCCTTTATGGAGACTTGGGTAATGATAGTTTGATTGGCGGTAGCGGTAATGATATTTTTATCTTAAAAGCTGGTAGCGGATTTGATACTATCGGTGATTTTACCATTGGTCAAGACTTAATTGGATTAAGTGGTTTAAGTTTTAGTCAGTTAGATTTTACTGAGGATAATCGGGGAACAATTATTAAAAATCTGTTGACAGGGGATCAGTTAGCGATTATGATTGGGGTCGATAAAAGTGCGATTATATCAGCTAATTTTCTGTTGATTTAG